One region of Ahniella affigens genomic DNA includes:
- a CDS encoding DNA polymerase III subunit chi yields the protein MAKVDFYLIDAPRFREQPLLLVCELARKAFAAELPTLIFCQSQAQAEELDTLLWEFDEDSFLPHQVCGDADDDVTAILLVPPELDTPMRKLVINLRDEVVSQNAEMIKEVVAADPAERTGSRERWKAYQARGDVLRKFDM from the coding sequence ATGGCCAAGGTCGACTTCTATCTGATCGACGCGCCGCGCTTTCGCGAACAGCCCTTGCTGCTTGTTTGTGAATTGGCACGGAAGGCATTTGCCGCCGAACTGCCGACGTTGATTTTCTGCCAGAGTCAGGCCCAAGCCGAAGAACTCGACACGTTGCTGTGGGAGTTCGACGAGGACAGTTTCTTGCCGCATCAAGTTTGCGGCGATGCCGACGATGACGTCACCGCCATTCTGCTTGTCCCACCCGAACTCGACACGCCGATGCGAAAGCTCGTGATCAACCTGCGCGATGAAGTGGTCAGCCAGAATGCCGAGATGATCAAGGAAGTGGTTGCCGCAGATCCCGCCGAGCGCACCGGTTCGCGTGAGCGCTGGAAGGCCTACCAGGCTCGTGGCGACGTGCTGCGCAAGTTCGACATGTAG
- a CDS encoding leucyl aminopeptidase: MSLAITTTDVAAIHAEVDTLVIGLFEQNLSGSAQAIDQASGGLLSALIASGDVSCKSAALGRLFQVPGIRAKRVLTVGLGEADKLDLARFQRAIADATRALRSGPGNVVASYLGEIQVPGCEPGMLVRQQVVQVLQASYRYDTTIKRKPSATVIHEWRIAGAVEADLAIGRALGLGQLRARELGNLPPNICTPAFLAKTAKELEQQFDSLAVEVLDQDQMRAMGMGSLLGVAQGSANPPYLIVIRHQGGGASKPLVLVGKGITFDTGGISIKPGAGMDEMKYDMCGAAAVFGTLEAVARMQLPLNVIGIVPAVENMPDGNSYRPGDVLTSMSGMTIEVLNTDAEGRLILCDALTYARRFEPRAIVDIATLTGACVVALGKFPHGLMSKHDDFAEELLAAGKRVHDRAWRLPLWDDYQSQLDSGFADVANIGGKSAGAITAGCFLARFTDGLRWAHLDIAGTAWDEGRKGSATGRPVPLLAEWLISASGQV, translated from the coding sequence ATGAGCCTTGCCATTACCACCACCGATGTTGCTGCCATCCACGCGGAAGTCGATACGCTGGTGATCGGCTTGTTCGAGCAGAACCTCAGTGGCAGCGCGCAGGCAATCGATCAGGCCAGCGGCGGTTTGCTCAGCGCCCTGATTGCGTCTGGCGACGTGAGTTGCAAGAGCGCTGCCCTGGGCCGCCTGTTCCAAGTGCCAGGAATCCGCGCCAAGCGCGTCCTCACGGTTGGCCTGGGTGAGGCCGATAAACTCGATCTCGCGCGGTTCCAACGCGCCATCGCCGATGCGACGCGCGCGCTGCGCTCGGGGCCGGGCAACGTCGTCGCCAGCTACCTCGGTGAGATTCAAGTGCCCGGTTGTGAACCCGGCATGCTGGTTCGCCAGCAAGTCGTGCAGGTGTTGCAGGCCAGCTATCGCTACGACACCACGATCAAGCGCAAGCCCTCGGCGACTGTCATCCACGAATGGCGCATCGCGGGGGCCGTCGAGGCCGATCTGGCAATAGGTCGGGCGCTCGGTCTGGGGCAACTCCGCGCGCGCGAATTGGGAAATCTGCCACCGAACATTTGCACGCCGGCGTTCCTGGCAAAAACCGCCAAGGAGTTGGAGCAGCAGTTCGACAGTCTGGCGGTCGAAGTGCTGGATCAAGACCAAATGCGCGCCATGGGCATGGGCTCACTGTTGGGCGTTGCCCAGGGCAGTGCGAACCCGCCCTATCTGATCGTGATCCGCCACCAGGGCGGTGGTGCGAGCAAGCCGTTGGTACTGGTCGGCAAGGGCATCACGTTCGACACCGGTGGCATTTCGATCAAGCCTGGCGCAGGCATGGACGAAATGAAGTACGACATGTGTGGCGCGGCGGCTGTGTTTGGCACGCTCGAAGCGGTCGCCCGGATGCAATTGCCGCTCAACGTGATCGGCATTGTGCCGGCGGTCGAAAACATGCCGGATGGCAACAGCTACCGCCCGGGTGACGTGCTCACCTCGATGTCCGGTATGACCATCGAAGTGCTGAATACGGATGCCGAAGGCCGGCTGATTTTGTGTGACGCGCTGACCTACGCGCGCCGATTCGAGCCGCGTGCGATCGTCGATATCGCAACGCTGACGGGTGCGTGCGTGGTGGCGCTCGGCAAGTTCCCGCATGGTTTGATGAGCAAGCACGACGATTTCGCGGAGGAGTTGCTCGCCGCGGGCAAGCGTGTGCACGATCGGGCCTGGCGTTTGCCGCTGTGGGACGATTACCAGAGTCAGCTGGATTCCGGCTTTGCTGACGTTGCCAACATCGGCGGCAAGAGCGCCGGGGCGATCACCGCCGGTTGCTTCCTGGCCCGCTTTACCGACGGTCTTCGCTGGGCACATCTCGACATTGCCGGCACCGCCTGGGACGAAGGCCGCAAAGGCAGCGCGACCGGCCGTCCGGTGCCATTGCTGGCCGAGTGGTTGATCAGCGCGTCCGGTCAAGTCTGA
- a CDS encoding lysophospholipid acyltransferase family protein codes for MSNPSSPHPSPRIAWKVQLTLWVLRIGSWLPLSWLHALGALIGRLLSMANTREAKVARRNFQLIHRVLGLDDQEAFVRRVMAETGKNLTELALVWGGTPDAALGRIVEVVGREHFQAAKARGKGVIIAAPHLGCWELLNLWLCKQGPTAILYRQPQHAEWEPLLTRSRGKLGAQQIRAEASGVRELLKVLKSGGCTGILPDQRAMSGEGEVAPFLGQPVRSMTLLSRLAHRTDSAVVFGFCERLQNGRGYRLHFLPAEPSIASSDHVAAVTALHHGLAACVERAPWQYQWTYKRFSMKTESQKCAVYRGLK; via the coding sequence ATGTCCAACCCGTCAAGCCCACACCCGAGTCCGCGTATTGCCTGGAAGGTGCAGCTCACCCTTTGGGTGCTCCGGATTGGCAGTTGGCTGCCGCTGTCCTGGTTGCATGCCTTGGGCGCGCTGATCGGGCGGTTGCTCAGTATGGCCAACACGCGCGAAGCGAAAGTGGCGCGGCGCAACTTTCAGTTGATTCACCGCGTGCTGGGGCTCGATGACCAGGAAGCCTTCGTCCGACGCGTGATGGCCGAAACCGGCAAGAACCTGACGGAGTTGGCATTGGTCTGGGGCGGCACACCGGATGCGGCGTTGGGACGAATTGTCGAGGTGGTCGGACGGGAGCATTTTCAGGCCGCCAAAGCGCGCGGCAAGGGCGTCATCATCGCGGCGCCGCACCTCGGTTGCTGGGAGCTCCTGAATCTCTGGCTCTGCAAACAGGGCCCGACCGCAATTTTGTATCGGCAGCCGCAGCATGCCGAGTGGGAGCCGCTGCTGACGCGCTCGCGTGGCAAGTTGGGCGCCCAGCAAATAAGGGCCGAGGCCAGTGGTGTCCGTGAGTTGCTCAAGGTCCTGAAGTCGGGCGGTTGCACCGGAATTCTGCCGGATCAACGAGCCATGAGCGGCGAGGGCGAGGTGGCGCCATTCCTGGGTCAGCCCGTGCGCAGCATGACCTTGCTGTCGCGACTCGCGCATCGCACCGACTCGGCGGTGGTCTTTGGATTCTGCGAGCGCCTTCAGAACGGGCGCGGCTACCGGCTGCATTTCCTGCCGGCGGAGCCGTCGATTGCGAGCAGCGATCACGTCGCCGCCGTCACGGCGCTTCATCACGGTTTGGCCGCCTGCGTCGAACGCGCGCCCTGGCAGTATCAGTGGACTTACAAACGCTTCTCGATGAAAACCGAATCGCAGAAATGCGCGGTGTATCGCGGGCTCAAATAG
- the dtd gene encoding D-aminoacyl-tRNA deacylase: MIALIQRVREARVDVADETVGAIGPGLLALVAIEPGDTDAVLSRMLERLLAYRVFEDQDGKMNRSLRDVHGGLLLVSQFTLAADTRKGLRPSFSSAAEPAFARTQFERLVGLARAGYDLVETGRFAANMQVHLINDGPVTFWLQSGERAA; the protein is encoded by the coding sequence GTGATCGCTTTGATTCAACGCGTCCGCGAGGCCCGGGTCGATGTCGCCGACGAAACCGTTGGCGCCATCGGACCAGGTCTCCTGGCGCTCGTCGCCATCGAACCGGGCGACACGGATGCCGTTCTGAGCCGCATGCTGGAACGGCTGCTGGCTTATCGTGTATTCGAGGACCAGGACGGCAAAATGAATCGCTCGCTGCGCGATGTGCATGGCGGGCTGCTCCTCGTGTCGCAGTTCACGCTCGCGGCCGACACCAGAAAGGGTCTGCGCCCGAGCTTTTCGTCCGCCGCCGAACCCGCTTTTGCGCGCACGCAGTTCGAACGATTGGTTGGGCTGGCCCGCGCAGGCTATGACCTCGTCGAAACAGGGCGCTTTGCGGCGAACATGCAAGTACATTTGATCAACGATGGCCCGGTGACGTTCTGGCTGCAGAGTGGCGAGCGTGCGGCATGA